The proteins below are encoded in one region of Phyllopteryx taeniolatus isolate TA_2022b chromosome 11, UOR_Ptae_1.2, whole genome shotgun sequence:
- the eif3s6ip gene encoding eukaryotic translation initiation factor 3 subunit L, translating to MSYDDDYDGFSNECDLHTGDPKADMAFERQYEQQTYHVIPEVIKNFLQYFHKTISDLIDQKVYELQSNRVSSESIEQKIYEIQDVYENSWNKLTDRFFKTSPWPEAETISSLVGNDAVFLILYKELYYRHIYAKVSGGPNLHQRFESYYNYCNLFNYILNADGPAPLELPNQWLWDIIDEFIYQFQSFSQYRCKTAKKPEDEIEFLRNNPKIWNVHSVLNVLHSLVDKSNINRQLEVYTSGGDPESVAGEYGRHSLYKMLGYFSLVGLLRLHSLLGDYYQAIKVLENIELNKKSMYSRVPECQITTYYYVGFAYLMMRRYQDAIRVFANILLYIQRTRNMFQRSTYKYEMINKQNEQMHALLAIALTMYPMRIDESIHTQLRDKYGDKMLRMQKGDLQVFEELFSFACPKFLSPVVPNYDNVNANYHKEPFQQQLKVFAEEVQQQAQLSTIRSFLKLYTTMPVAKLAGFLDMTEQDFRIQLLVFKHKMKNLVWTSGISALDGEFQSASEVDFYIDKDMIHIADTKVARRYGDFFIRQIHKFEELNRTLKKTPASSTTATSGSATSR from the exons ATGTCATACGACGACGAC tATGACGGCTTTTCAAACGAATGCGACCTCCACACCG GTGACCCGAAAGCAGACATGGCTTTTGAGCGGCAGTATGAGCAGCAGACCTACCATGTTATCCCAGAGGTGATCAAGAATTTCCTCCAGTACTTCCACAAAACCATCTCTGACTTGATCGACCAGAAGGTCTACGAACTGCAGTCCAACCGTGTGTCCAGCGAGAGTATTGAACAGAAGATCTATGAGATCCAAGATGTCTATGAAAACAG TTGGAACAAGCTGACTGACCGCTTCTTCAAGACGTCTCCTTGGCCGGAGGCTGAGACCATTTCATCACTTGTTGGCAATG ATGCCGTCTTCCTCATTCTCTATAAGGAACTGTACTACAGACACATCTATGCCAAAGTCAGC GGGGGACCCAATTTACACCAGAGGTTTGAGTCCTATTACAATTACTGCAACCTCTTCAACTACATTCTGA ATGCTGATGGCCCTGCCCCCTTGGAGCTACCAAACCAATGGCTTTGGGACATAATTGATGAATTTATCTACCAG TTCCAGTCGTTTAGTCAGTACCGTTGTAAGACTGCCAAGAAGCCGGAGGACGAGATTGAGTTCCTGCGAAACAACCCAAAGATCTGGAATGTCCACAGCGTTCTAAATGTGCTCCACTCCCTTGTGGATAAAAGTAATATCAACCGCCAGCTCGAAGTCTACACCAGCGGAG GGGACCCAGAGAGTGTGGCGGGGGAATATGGACGCCACTCCCTCTACAAGATGTTGGGCTACTTCAGCTTGGTGGGGCTGCTGAGGCTGCACTCTCTGCTTGGAGATTACTACCAGGCCATCAAAGTGTTGGAGAACATTGAGCTCAACAAGAAG AGCATGTACTCCCGTGTGCCCGAGTGTCAGATCACCACCTATTACTATGTAGGCTTTGCCTATCTGATGATGAGGCGTTACCAGGACGCCATTCGAGTGTTCGCCAACATCCTGCTCTACATCCAAAGGACGAGAAACATGTTCCAGAGATCAACGTATAAATATGAGATG ATCAACAAACAGAACGAGCAGATGCACGCTTTGCTGGCCATTGCGCTCACCATGTACCCCATGCGAATCGACGAGAGCATCCACACCCAGCTGAGGGACAAGTATGGAGATAAGATGCTGCGGATGCAAAAAGG AGATCTGCAGGTCTTTGAGGAGCTGTTCAGCTTCGCCTGCCCCAAGTTCTTGTCTCCAGTGGTGCCCAACTATGACAACGTCAATGCCAACTACCACAAGGAACCCTTCCAGCAGCAGCTTAAGGTTTTTGCAGAGGAGGTGCAGCAGCAGGCTCAGCTCTCCACCATCCGCAG ttTCCTGAAGCTGTACACGACAATGCCGGTGGCCAAGCTGGCAGGTTTCTTAGACATGACTGAGCAGGACTTCCGGATTCAGCTGCTTGTCTTCAagcacaagatgaagaacctGGTATGGACCAGCGGTATCTCAGCTCTGGACGGAGAGTTCCAGTCAGCTTCTGAGGTCGACTTTTACATTGACAAG GACATGATCCACATAGCAGATACTAAAGTGGCTCGTCGATATGGAGACTTTTTCATCCGACAGATTCACAAGTTTGAGGAG CTGAATCGGACACTGAAGAAGACACCAGCAAGCAGCACCACGGCCACATCTGGGAGCGCCACGAGCCGATGA